The nucleotide window TGGAGGATATGCATAAGGTTTTCAAAGGCAAAGCGAAACAGTTTGAAAACGTTATCAAAATGGGGCGCACCCATCTCCAAGATGCGGTACCAATCCGGTTAGGTCAAGAGTTCGAAGCCTACTCCAGAGTACTTGAACGAGATATGAAACGGATTTCACAGTCTAAGTCCCATTTATATGAAGTAAATATGGGGGCAACAGCGGTTGGAACAGGTTTAAATGCAGATCCGAAATATATTAAAGATGTCGTCATACAGTTAGCAGAAATTAGCGGGCTGCCATTAGTGAATGCTGAACATCTTGTTGATGCAACACAAAATACTGATGCTTATACGGAGGTTTCAGCCTCACTTAAAGTTTGTATGATGAATATGTCAAAAATAGCAAATGACCTCCGCATGATGGCATCCGGCCCCCGTGCAGGACTAGGCGAAATTTCCCTGCCTGCTCGTCAACCGGGTTCATCCATCATGCCGGGGAAAGTAAATCCCGTTATGCCGGAACTAATTAATCAAATTGCCTTCCAGGTAATTGGAAACGACCATACCATCTGCCTTGCTTCTGAAGCAGGCCAGCTCGAATTAAATGTGATGGAGCCTGTACTAGTGTTTAATTTACTGCAATCCATTAGTATTATGAACAATGGTTTCCGGTCATTTACCGATTTCTGTTTGGCAGGAATTGAGGCAAATGAGGCTCGTTTAAAGGAATATGTAGAAAAAAGCGTAGGCATTATCACAGCTGTCAATCCACACCTAGGATACGAAGTCGCAGCACGAATTGCAAGGGAAGCCACCATTAGCGGCAGGTCAGTTCGCGAACTATGTCTTCAGCATGACGTTCTTACTGAAGAAGAGTTAGATCTTATTTTAAATATTTATGAAATGACCAAGCCTGGAATTGCCGGTGCGGCTCTTTTAGATCAAGACTAAAATGGAAAAATGAAAAAAGGGCGAATTTCCCTTTTTTCATTTTTTTACGTCCTATTTCTTTTCCTTCTTTTTATCGCTTTTTCCTTCTTTAAGGGATCGGTATATTTGCGTATACATACTTCCTTGTTCGATGTATTCAAGGAAGAAGGAACCAATTAGTTCTTTATATTCCTCATCCTCA belongs to Neobacillus sp. OS1-2 and includes:
- the aspA gene encoding aspartate ammonia-lyase, producing the protein MDTIRIEQDFLGKKEIPSDVYYGIQTLRAVENFPITGYRIHEELIKALAMVKKAAAIANMNTTRLYSGLGNVMCQATDEIIEGKWHDQFIVDPIQGGAGTSMNMNANEVIANRALELLGHEKGAYNHLSPNSHVNMSQSTNDVFPTAIHIATLNLLEKLLMTMEDMHKVFKGKAKQFENVIKMGRTHLQDAVPIRLGQEFEAYSRVLERDMKRISQSKSHLYEVNMGATAVGTGLNADPKYIKDVVIQLAEISGLPLVNAEHLVDATQNTDAYTEVSASLKVCMMNMSKIANDLRMMASGPRAGLGEISLPARQPGSSIMPGKVNPVMPELINQIAFQVIGNDHTICLASEAGQLELNVMEPVLVFNLLQSISIMNNGFRSFTDFCLAGIEANEARLKEYVEKSVGIITAVNPHLGYEVAARIAREATISGRSVRELCLQHDVLTEEELDLILNIYEMTKPGIAGAALLDQD